In Mixophyes fleayi isolate aMixFle1 chromosome 4, aMixFle1.hap1, whole genome shotgun sequence, the following proteins share a genomic window:
- the LOC142151060 gene encoding uncharacterized protein LOC142151060 isoform X2, with translation MTDGCKSRKNSEGHLILSPGFNMEDNNIMQNSPGEIGIIRNTHSVLYNSDIPSDSSNHKECSPDNSNMATQSAAHGGDKIFSSSDRGHFFMHQLIFDRPQAGEKTFPCSECDKCFIHKSYLSRHQRIHTGEKQFPCSDCGECYCYKSQLIRHQRTHTGEKPFRCSECGNCFAHKSVLVRHQRSHTGVKPFSCSECGKCFADKPNLVVHLKMHTSEKPFSCSECGNCFARKSILVKHFKSHTGEKPFSCSECGKCFTQKSVLAQHQRIHTGEKPFPCSECGKCFAQKTILAQHQRIHTGEKQFSCSDCGKCFGKKSVLTQHQRTHTGEKPFSCSECGKCFAQKSVLVQHQRIHTGEKQFSCFECGKYFARKSALTEHQRSHTGEKQFSCSECGKSFARKNILVRHKKLHTR, from the exons ATGA CAGATGGGTGCAAATCCAGGAAAAACTCAGAGGGACATCTCATTTTGTCTCCAGGTTTTAATATGGAAGATAACAACATCATGCAAAATTCTCCAGGAGAAATTGGCATAATCCGAAATACACATTCAGTACTTTACAATTCAGATATACCATCTGATAGCTCTAATCATAAGGAATGCTCTCCAGATAACTCGAATATGGCTACACAAAGTGCGGCTCATGGCGGTGATAAAATATTTTCCTCTTCTGATCGTGGTCATTTTTTTATGCATCAGTTAATCTTTGATAGACCTCAGGCAGGTGAGAAAacctttccatgttctgagtgtgacaaatgttttatacataaatCATATCTTAgtagacatcagagaattcacacaggtgagaagcaatTTCCATGTTCTGATTGTGGGGAATGCTATTGTTACAAATCACAACTTATTAGACATCAAAgaactcatacaggtgagaaaccatttcgatgttctgagtgtggaaattGTTTTGCCCATAAATCAGTTCTTGTTcgacatcagagaagtcacactggtgtaaaaccattttcatgttctgagtgtgggaagtgttttgcAGATAAACCAAATCTTGTTGTACATCTGAAAATGCACAcaagtgagaaaccattttcatgttctgagtgtgggaattGTTTTGCCCGTAAATCCATTCttgttaaacattttaaaagtcacactggtgagaaaccattttcatgttctgagtgtgggaaatgttttacccaaAAATCAGTTCTTGctcaacatcagagaattcacacaggtgagaaaccatttccatgttctgagtgtgggaaatgttttgcccaAAAAACAATTCTTGctcaacatcagagaattcacactggtgaaaaacaattttcatgttctgattgtgggaaatgttttggcAAAAAATCAGTTCTTActcaacatcagagaactcacacaggtgagaaaccattttcatgttctgagtgtgggaaatgttttgcccaaaaatcggttcttgttcaacatcagagaattcacactggtGAAAAACAATTCTCATGTTTtgagtgtgggaaatattttgccCGAAAATCAGCTCTTACtgaacatcagagaagtcacactggtgaaaaacaattttcatgttctgagtgtgggaaaagttttgCTCGTAAAAACATTCTTGTTAGACATAAGAAACTTCACACAAggtaa
- the LOC142151060 gene encoding uncharacterized protein LOC142151060 isoform X3, with product MNGCKSRKNSEGHLILSPGFNMEDNNIMQNSPGEIGIIRNTHSVLYNSDIPSDSSNHKECSPDNSNMATQSAAHGGDKIFSSSDRGHFFMHQLIFDRPQAGEKTFPCSECDKCFIHKSYLSRHQRIHTGEKQFPCSDCGECYCYKSQLIRHQRTHTGEKPFRCSECGNCFAHKSVLVRHQRSHTGVKPFSCSECGKCFADKPNLVVHLKMHTSEKPFSCSECGNCFARKSILVKHFKSHTGEKPFSCSECGKCFTQKSVLAQHQRIHTGEKPFPCSECGKCFAQKTILAQHQRIHTGEKQFSCSDCGKCFGKKSVLTQHQRTHTGEKPFSCSECGKCFAQKSVLVQHQRIHTGEKQFSCFECGKYFARKSALTEHQRSHTGEKQFSCSECGKSFARKNILVRHKKLHTR from the exons ATGA ATGGGTGCAAATCCAGGAAAAACTCAGAGGGACATCTCATTTTGTCTCCAGGTTTTAATATGGAAGATAACAACATCATGCAAAATTCTCCAGGAGAAATTGGCATAATCCGAAATACACATTCAGTACTTTACAATTCAGATATACCATCTGATAGCTCTAATCATAAGGAATGCTCTCCAGATAACTCGAATATGGCTACACAAAGTGCGGCTCATGGCGGTGATAAAATATTTTCCTCTTCTGATCGTGGTCATTTTTTTATGCATCAGTTAATCTTTGATAGACCTCAGGCAGGTGAGAAAacctttccatgttctgagtgtgacaaatgttttatacataaatCATATCTTAgtagacatcagagaattcacacaggtgagaagcaatTTCCATGTTCTGATTGTGGGGAATGCTATTGTTACAAATCACAACTTATTAGACATCAAAgaactcatacaggtgagaaaccatttcgatgttctgagtgtggaaattGTTTTGCCCATAAATCAGTTCTTGTTcgacatcagagaagtcacactggtgtaaaaccattttcatgttctgagtgtgggaagtgttttgcAGATAAACCAAATCTTGTTGTACATCTGAAAATGCACAcaagtgagaaaccattttcatgttctgagtgtgggaattGTTTTGCCCGTAAATCCATTCttgttaaacattttaaaagtcacactggtgagaaaccattttcatgttctgagtgtgggaaatgttttacccaaAAATCAGTTCTTGctcaacatcagagaattcacacaggtgagaaaccatttccatgttctgagtgtgggaaatgttttgcccaAAAAACAATTCTTGctcaacatcagagaattcacactggtgaaaaacaattttcatgttctgattgtgggaaatgttttggcAAAAAATCAGTTCTTActcaacatcagagaactcacacaggtgagaaaccattttcatgttctgagtgtgggaaatgttttgcccaaaaatcggttcttgttcaacatcagagaattcacactggtGAAAAACAATTCTCATGTTTtgagtgtgggaaatattttgccCGAAAATCAGCTCTTACtgaacatcagagaagtcacactggtgaaaaacaattttcatgttctgagtgtgggaaaagttttgCTCGTAAAAACATTCTTGTTAGACATAAGAAACTTCACACAAggtaa